One Pseudomonas fluorescens genomic region harbors:
- a CDS encoding VWA domain-containing protein codes for MQRVIRDAHATPEGMSALQAKVALIQKHFPPTTASLFAIPRLGSGEVLEWWTELGGQPTPYAELNEDAQRRLLQTYEVRQTSLEQLANELQKRGQPDVADDLRSLLGSPELDKLYSLNGEPLVVRWNQRPPRPVVPPVVPLAPVVAPSRRGWWLAALLALLLLLLLALWLWWFLHREPAVVAVPPAAPIVAPVEQPVEPLPEPVVEPEPVPEPLPEPEPAPIPEPKPVPPPKPVVVAPPPPTLDNFACRKKAPDAVVPQFVVVLDTSGSMELNIKAVKADEDWFFGNNLNKYTDPNRTLQIFEKPSRMNVAQDSLAGMINALDPKIDTRLITFEGCESTPDQGVFKFADRQRLINGIRGLVPNQGTPLADSLAKAASTVDGRNNDAVIVMFVDGEDGCQKDVCAVSRRIAQEQPRLRVNVVNIGAGGPSQCIAKNTGGRVYASTNAAELAKQLKLASKEVSSSAKCN; via the coding sequence ATGCAGCGGGTCATCAGGGATGCGCACGCCACACCGGAGGGGATGAGTGCGCTGCAGGCCAAAGTCGCCCTCATTCAGAAACACTTTCCACCGACAACCGCGAGTCTGTTCGCTATCCCACGGCTGGGCAGTGGCGAGGTGCTGGAATGGTGGACCGAACTGGGTGGCCAGCCCACGCCGTATGCCGAGCTCAATGAGGACGCGCAGCGACGCTTGCTGCAAACCTATGAGGTGCGCCAGACCTCCCTCGAACAGTTGGCGAATGAATTGCAAAAACGCGGTCAGCCGGATGTCGCGGATGATCTGCGCAGTCTGCTCGGCAGCCCTGAACTGGACAAACTCTACAGCCTCAACGGCGAGCCACTGGTGGTGCGCTGGAACCAGCGCCCGCCAAGGCCGGTCGTGCCGCCGGTCGTACCGCTGGCGCCAGTGGTGGCACCTTCGCGCCGCGGCTGGTGGCTAGCCGCGTTGCTGGCGCTACTGTTGCTGTTGTTGCTGGCGCTGTGGTTGTGGTGGTTTCTGCACCGTGAGCCTGCCGTCGTCGCAGTGCCCCCTGCCGCACCGATCGTGGCGCCAGTTGAGCAGCCGGTCGAACCGCTGCCCGAACCCGTCGTCGAACCGGAGCCTGTGCCGGAACCTTTACCCGAGCCGGAGCCGGCGCCGATACCCGAACCGAAACCTGTGCCGCCGCCGAAACCGGTGGTCGTCGCTCCGCCGCCACCGACCCTGGACAACTTCGCCTGTCGGAAAAAAGCACCGGATGCGGTGGTCCCGCAATTTGTCGTGGTGCTCGATACCTCCGGGTCGATGGAGCTGAACATCAAAGCGGTGAAAGCCGATGAAGACTGGTTTTTCGGCAATAACCTCAACAAGTACACCGACCCGAACCGCACCTTGCAGATCTTCGAGAAACCGAGCCGCATGAACGTCGCGCAGGACTCGCTGGCCGGGATGATCAACGCGCTCGACCCGAAGATCGACACGCGCCTCATCACCTTTGAGGGTTGCGAAAGCACGCCAGACCAAGGGGTGTTCAAGTTTGCCGACAGGCAGCGCCTGATCAACGGTATCCGCGGCCTGGTGCCCAACCAAGGCACACCGTTGGCCGACAGCCTGGCTAAAGCGGCGAGCACCGTGGACGGACGCAACAACGATGCGGTGATCGTGATGTTCGTCGACGGCGAGGACGGTTGTCAGAAGGATGTTTGCGCGGTATCGCGACGTATTGCCCAAGAGCAACCACGCTTGCGCGTCAACGTGGTGAACATTGGCGCGGGCGGACCGTCGCAGTGCATCGCGAAAAACACCGGTGGCCGGGTTTACGCGAGCACCAACGCGGCCGAACTGGCCAAGCAGTTGAAGCTGGCGAGCAAGGAAGTGTCCAGCAGCGCCAAATGTAACTGA
- a CDS encoding methyl-accepting chemotaxis protein: MSQPRARIASQLGLALAVILAIVISGSSVFALRSLDTANLATREEHLASEARLLADQLSTFHSTLRESTLRLSGLFEKRFGSGLSVHPDEPVTVAGVQTPGLHLGNVVLNNNFKEVDEFKQMTAGVATVFVRSGEDFIRVSTNVSKQDGTRAIGTVLDHANPAYAKLMAGQSYVGRSLLFERYYMSQYTPVRDAGGKIIAVLYVGFDYTDAQNAQFANLKRFRIGKTGSLALLDEQNKWLVPVAGVEALDQAVPTINNLVKTPGKGEFWSDKGEDFYSVAVPFEDGPWSVVASMPKAEIRAVTWSVGTQLAIGSLLAMLLAVGSVVWLLRSKLAPLGDLVRQAEALGAGDLSVRLNVSSHDEIGQLSRAFNQMSQALSTMVEHIRRASEEVNSRAQALSGLSGGAYEGMEQQSGEITSMAGAVEEFSATSLNIADNMGATQRLAQENAQQTQIGRSSMEEASSSLEQIAGALNSTATVINTLGQRSQEIGGIVGVITSIAEQTNLLALNAAIEAARAGEQGRGFAVVADEVRSLASRTRQATDEISSMIHSIQQETGNAISTMEQGNVLMQEGLSRNANVATALARIDEQSRSAGQQFAAITTATQEQSSTATLLSSNLQSIALANSEQREVVSNLAVTAKELEKLAADLRSEVDRFR, encoded by the coding sequence ATGTCTCAACCTCGTGCTCGGATCGCTTCGCAGCTGGGCCTTGCCCTTGCTGTGATACTGGCGATTGTTATCAGCGGTAGTTCGGTGTTCGCCCTACGTTCACTGGATACCGCCAACCTCGCCACCCGTGAAGAACATCTGGCCAGTGAGGCGCGGCTGCTGGCCGACCAACTGAGCACTTTTCACAGCACGCTGCGCGAAAGCACCCTGCGTTTGAGCGGGCTGTTCGAAAAACGCTTCGGCAGCGGCTTGAGCGTGCATCCGGATGAGCCAGTGACCGTGGCCGGCGTACAGACTCCGGGCCTGCACCTGGGCAACGTGGTGCTGAACAACAACTTCAAGGAAGTTGACGAGTTCAAGCAGATGACCGCCGGCGTGGCCACGGTGTTCGTGCGCAGCGGCGAAGATTTCATTCGCGTCAGCACCAACGTCAGCAAGCAGGACGGCACCCGTGCCATCGGCACCGTGCTCGATCACGCCAACCCGGCGTATGCGAAGTTGATGGCGGGACAGAGCTATGTTGGCCGCTCGCTGTTGTTCGAACGTTACTACATGTCGCAGTACACCCCGGTGCGCGACGCGGGGGGCAAGATCATTGCGGTGTTGTACGTCGGCTTCGATTACACCGATGCGCAAAACGCACAGTTCGCCAACCTCAAACGCTTCCGCATCGGCAAAACCGGCTCGCTGGCGTTGCTCGACGAGCAGAACAAATGGCTGGTGCCGGTTGCCGGCGTAGAAGCCTTGGATCAAGCCGTCCCGACCATCAACAATCTGGTGAAAACCCCAGGCAAGGGTGAGTTCTGGAGCGACAAGGGCGAAGATTTCTACAGCGTCGCCGTGCCGTTCGAAGATGGCCCGTGGTCGGTGGTGGCGAGCATGCCAAAGGCCGAGATTCGCGCGGTGACCTGGAGCGTAGGTACCCAACTGGCGATCGGCAGTCTGCTGGCGATGTTGCTGGCCGTCGGCTCTGTGGTCTGGCTGCTGCGCAGCAAACTCGCGCCGCTGGGCGATCTGGTGCGTCAGGCCGAAGCCTTGGGTGCTGGTGACCTGAGCGTGCGTCTGAACGTGTCGAGCCACGACGAGATCGGTCAGCTGTCCCGTGCGTTCAACCAGATGAGTCAGGCGCTGTCGACTATGGTCGAGCACATCCGCCGCGCCTCGGAAGAGGTCAACAGCCGTGCGCAGGCACTGTCCGGTTTGTCCGGCGGCGCGTACGAAGGAATGGAGCAGCAGTCTGGCGAAATCACCAGCATGGCCGGTGCCGTTGAAGAGTTCAGTGCGACGTCGCTGAACATCGCCGACAACATGGGCGCGACCCAGCGTCTGGCCCAGGAAAACGCCCAGCAAACCCAGATCGGCCGCAGTTCCATGGAAGAAGCGTCGTCGTCGCTGGAGCAGATCGCCGGTGCGCTGAACAGCACCGCCACGGTGATCAACACTCTCGGCCAGCGTTCGCAGGAAATCGGCGGCATCGTCGGTGTGATCACCTCGATTGCCGAGCAGACCAACCTGTTGGCGCTAAACGCCGCGATCGAAGCGGCGCGTGCCGGTGAGCAAGGTCGCGGGTTTGCCGTGGTGGCCGATGAAGTGCGCAGCCTCGCCTCGCGTACCCGTCAGGCGACCGATGAAATTTCCAGCATGATCCACAGCATCCAGCAGGAAACCGGCAACGCCATCAGCACCATGGAGCAGGGCAATGTGTTGATGCAGGAAGGTTTGTCGCGTAACGCCAATGTCGCCACGGCGCTGGCGCGGATCGATGAGCAGAGCCGTTCGGCGGGCCAGCAGTTTGCCGCGATCACCACCGCGACTCAGGAACAAAGCAGCACGGCGACCTTGCTGAGCAGCAATCTGCAAAGCATTGCCTTGGCCAACAGCGAGCAGCGCGAAGTGGTCTCGAACCTCGCGGTCACCGCCAAAGAGCTGGAAAAACTCGCCGCAGACCTGCGCTCCGAGGTCGACCGCTTCCGTTAA
- a CDS encoding LysR substrate-binding domain-containing protein: protein MSRRLPPLYALRAFEAAARHSSFTRAAEELSITQSAVSRHMRTLEEHFACRLFHRSGRNLQLTESARLLLPGVREGFAALERACNTLRAEDDILRMKAPSTLTMRWLLARLSRFRQLQPGNEVQLTSAWMDVDSVDFNNEPFDCAVLLSDGHFPPDWEASLLFPEELIPVGAPNLLNDQPWDVARLATAELLHPTPDRRDWRSWLERMGLSEQVSLKGGQVFDTLELGMIAAARGYGVSMGDLLMVAEDVAQGRLSLPWPTAVASGLNYYLVWPKTRAGGERLRRLSDFLQGEVRAMQLPTVARLS from the coding sequence ATGTCCCGACGCCTTCCGCCGTTGTATGCCCTGCGCGCATTCGAAGCGGCGGCGCGCCACAGTTCTTTCACCCGCGCCGCTGAGGAGCTGTCGATCACCCAAAGCGCGGTCAGTCGGCACATGCGCACTCTTGAGGAACATTTCGCCTGCCGGCTGTTTCATCGCAGCGGGCGCAATCTGCAACTCACCGAGTCGGCGCGCCTGCTGTTACCCGGTGTTCGCGAGGGCTTTGCCGCCCTCGAGCGCGCCTGCAATACCCTGCGTGCCGAAGACGACATCCTGCGCATGAAAGCGCCATCGACCCTGACCATGCGCTGGCTGCTGGCGCGCTTGAGTCGCTTCCGCCAATTGCAGCCGGGCAATGAGGTGCAACTGACCAGCGCGTGGATGGACGTCGATTCGGTTGACTTCAACAACGAGCCGTTCGATTGCGCGGTGCTGCTCAGTGACGGGCACTTTCCGCCGGACTGGGAAGCGAGCCTGTTGTTTCCTGAAGAACTGATCCCGGTCGGCGCGCCCAACCTGCTCAATGATCAGCCTTGGGATGTGGCACGACTGGCGACTGCCGAGTTGTTGCATCCGACTCCGGATCGACGCGACTGGCGCAGTTGGCTGGAACGCATGGGCCTGTCCGAGCAGGTCTCGCTCAAGGGCGGCCAGGTGTTCGACACGCTGGAGCTGGGCATGATCGCGGCGGCGCGCGGTTACGGCGTGTCGATGGGCGATTTGTTGATGGTCGCCGAAGATGTTGCGCAAGGACGCTTGAGTCTGCCGTGGCCAACAGCGGTGGCCAGCGGACTGAATTATTACTTGGTGTGGCCGAAAACGCGTGCCGGAGGTGAACGTTTGCGCCGTCTCAGCGACTTCCTGCAGGGCGAGGTCCGCGCCATGCAACTGCCGACGGTCGCGCGCTTGAGCTGA
- a CDS encoding NorM family multidrug efflux MATE transporter encodes MQHPVRTELWAILRLAGPLIASQLAHMLMVLTDTLMMARLSPEALAGGGLGAATYSFVSIFCIGVIAAVGTLVAIRKGAGDILGAARLTQAGLWLAWLMALVAGLLLWNLKPVLLLFGQTETNVNAAGQFLVALPFALPGYLSFMALRGFTSAIGRATPVMVISLAGTVANFLLNYALIAGMFGLPKMGLTGIGMVTAIVANCMALALAWHIRRHSAYDAYPLRAGLSRPNRQYLKELWRLGLPIGGTYAVEVGLFAFAALCMGTMGSTQLGAHQIALQIVSVAFMVPAGMSYAITMRVGQHYGAGQLLDARMSGRVGIVFGAVVMLGFAMVFWLLPNQLVGLFLDHNDPAFAEVIRLAVSLLAVAAWFELFDGTQTIAMGCIRGLKDAKTTFLVGLACYWLIGAPAAWWMAFHLSWGPTGVWWGLALGLACAAVSLTLAFEWKMKRMIRREPAAEDYQAVAAD; translated from the coding sequence ATGCAACATCCTGTGCGTACCGAACTCTGGGCCATCCTGCGGCTGGCGGGGCCGCTGATCGCTTCGCAGTTGGCGCACATGCTGATGGTGCTGACCGATACCCTGATGATGGCCCGCCTCAGCCCCGAGGCGCTGGCGGGCGGCGGTCTCGGCGCGGCGACGTATTCGTTCGTGTCGATTTTCTGCATCGGCGTGATCGCGGCGGTCGGTACGCTGGTGGCGATACGCAAAGGTGCCGGCGACATCCTCGGCGCGGCACGGTTGACCCAGGCCGGTTTGTGGCTGGCGTGGCTGATGGCGCTGGTCGCCGGATTGCTGCTGTGGAATCTGAAACCGGTGCTGTTGCTATTCGGTCAGACCGAAACCAACGTCAACGCTGCCGGGCAGTTTCTGGTTGCCCTGCCCTTCGCGCTCCCCGGCTATTTGAGTTTCATGGCCTTGCGCGGCTTCACCAGTGCAATTGGCCGGGCGACCCCGGTGATGGTCATCAGCCTGGCCGGCACCGTGGCTAATTTCCTGCTCAATTACGCGTTGATCGCCGGAATGTTCGGGCTGCCGAAAATGGGTCTGACCGGCATCGGTATGGTCACCGCTATTGTCGCCAACTGCATGGCCCTGGCGCTGGCCTGGCACATCCGCCGGCATTCGGCCTATGACGCCTACCCATTGCGTGCCGGGCTGTCGCGACCAAATCGGCAATACCTCAAGGAGCTCTGGCGCCTTGGCCTGCCGATTGGCGGCACGTACGCTGTGGAAGTCGGCCTGTTCGCATTCGCCGCGCTGTGCATGGGCACCATGGGCAGCACGCAGTTGGGCGCACACCAGATCGCCCTGCAGATTGTCTCGGTGGCATTCATGGTGCCGGCGGGCATGTCGTACGCGATCACTATGCGCGTCGGCCAGCATTACGGCGCCGGGCAGTTGCTGGATGCGCGGATGTCCGGGCGGGTCGGCATCGTCTTTGGCGCGGTGGTGATGCTGGGCTTTGCCATGGTGTTCTGGTTGCTGCCGAACCAGTTGGTGGGGTTGTTCCTTGATCACAATGATCCGGCATTTGCCGAGGTGATTCGCTTGGCGGTGAGCCTGCTGGCCGTGGCGGCGTGGTTCGAATTGTTCGATGGCACGCAGACCATCGCCATGGGCTGCATTCGCGGGCTCAAGGATGCCAAGACAACATTTCTGGTCGGGCTCGCCTGTTATTGGCTGATCGGTGCGCCAGCAGCTTGGTGGATGGCGTTCCACTTGAGCTGGGGACCGACGGGCGTCTGGTGGGGTCTGGCGCTGGGGTTGGCGTGCGCGGCGGTGAGTTTGACGCTGGCGTTTGAATGGAAGATGAAGCGGATGATTCGGCGGGAGCCTGCGGCAGAAGATTATCAAGCGGTTGCGGCGGATTAG
- a CDS encoding putative bifunctional diguanylate cyclase/phosphodiesterase: MSTPVEPLRLLLLAEEPAWTALLRECLAPMGSTAVLISAPNWESVCRLFEDNRHAVLLTIPALQPAPGRCSLPTVLLLEHEPAHAPDGVSDWLVFDALDAGMLRRCLRHVRERGVLENTLQRLAEQDPLTGIANRQGFQTLLAARLAEGDGRGLALGHLDLDNFRHANDALGHQAGDRLILQVVARLKSQLEAGDQLARLGSDEFALLIDTRRAPQRAEWMAERITEALAEPYWVDGESLLIGSSLGIAHARANGGADPLMWHAHIAMQQAKSTQGCTFHIFNERINRNARSMADLESELRRALRRDELELHYQPRLNLEDGQIVGLEALVRWRHGERGLLPPSEFVPLAEQSGLIVPLGYWVISRALRDMQALREQGLPALHMAINLSFRQFQDSQLLPTLSRLIVERGVEAQWLEFELTETAVMRRSDLVKQTMDALGRLGVRFSLDDFGTGFSSFVHLNSLPITLLKIDKSFVGGMEQREENRKLVHAMINLAHNLHLEVVAEGVETPEQLELLRGFGCDQVQGYLISRPLPLAELVDYLTFGASQQTSVEAV, translated from the coding sequence TTGTCTACGCCTGTCGAACCCTTGCGTTTGCTGCTACTGGCCGAAGAGCCAGCGTGGACAGCGTTATTGCGCGAGTGTCTGGCTCCGATGGGGAGCACGGCGGTGCTGATCAGCGCGCCGAATTGGGAGTCAGTCTGCCGTTTGTTCGAAGACAACCGGCACGCGGTGCTGTTGACCATTCCAGCGTTGCAACCGGCACCCGGCCGCTGCAGCCTGCCGACGGTATTGTTGCTTGAACACGAACCGGCCCATGCACCCGATGGTGTCAGCGACTGGCTGGTATTCGACGCCCTCGATGCCGGCATGTTGCGTCGTTGCCTGCGCCACGTGCGCGAACGAGGGGTGCTTGAAAATACCCTGCAACGCCTCGCCGAACAGGATCCGTTGACCGGCATTGCCAATCGCCAGGGCTTCCAGACCTTGCTGGCCGCGCGTCTTGCTGAAGGCGACGGTCGCGGCCTGGCTCTGGGGCATCTCGATCTCGACAATTTCCGCCATGCCAATGACGCCCTCGGCCATCAAGCGGGAGACCGGCTGATTCTGCAGGTCGTCGCCCGGCTGAAAAGTCAGCTGGAGGCTGGCGATCAACTGGCGCGCCTGGGCAGTGACGAGTTCGCTCTGTTGATCGATACTCGCCGCGCGCCGCAACGCGCCGAGTGGATGGCCGAACGAATTACCGAAGCCTTGGCCGAACCGTATTGGGTCGATGGCGAAAGCCTGTTGATCGGCTCCAGTCTCGGCATCGCCCATGCCCGCGCCAACGGCGGCGCCGACCCGCTGATGTGGCACGCGCACATCGCCATGCAGCAGGCTAAAAGCACCCAGGGCTGCACCTTTCACATTTTCAACGAACGCATCAACCGCAACGCGCGCAGCATGGCTGACCTTGAAAGCGAGCTGCGCCGGGCCCTGCGCCGCGATGAACTGGAATTGCATTACCAGCCACGCCTCAACCTTGAGGATGGCCAGATCGTCGGCCTCGAAGCGCTGGTGCGCTGGCGCCATGGCGAACGCGGTCTGCTGCCACCGAGCGAATTTGTGCCACTGGCCGAACAAAGCGGGTTGATCGTGCCGTTGGGTTATTGGGTGATTTCCCGGGCGCTGCGCGACATGCAGGCGCTGCGCGAGCAAGGTCTGCCGGCGCTGCACATGGCGATCAACCTGTCGTTCCGCCAGTTTCAGGACAGTCAGTTATTGCCGACGCTCAGCCGTTTGATCGTCGAACGTGGCGTCGAGGCGCAGTGGCTGGAGTTCGAATTGACCGAAACCGCCGTGATGCGCCGCAGCGATCTGGTCAAACAGACCATGGACGCCCTCGGTCGCCTCGGCGTGCGCTTCTCGCTGGACGATTTCGGCACGGGGTTCTCGTCGTTCGTGCACCTCAATAGCCTGCCGATCACCTTGCTGAAGATCGACAAGAGCTTCGTTGGCGGCATGGAGCAGCGCGAAGAAAACCGCAAACTGGTGCACGCGATGATCAACCTCGCGCACAACCTGCACCTGGAAGTGGTGGCCGAAGGCGTCGAAACGCCGGAGCAGCTGGAATTGCTGCGCGGATTTGGTTGCGATCAGGTGCAGGGTTATCTGATCAGCCGGCCGTTGCCATTGGCTGAACTGGTGGATTACCTGACTTTTGGCGCCAGCCAGCAGACTTCTGTGGAAGCCGTTTAA
- the rep gene encoding DNA helicase Rep, with translation MSRLNPRQQEAVNYVGGPLLVLAGAGSGKTSVITRKIAHLIQNCGIRAQYIVAMTFTNKAAREMKERVGTLLRAGEGRGLTVCTFHNLGLNIIRKEHARLGYKPGFSIFDETDVKALMTDIMQKEYAGDDGVDEIKNMIGAWKNDLILPPQALENARNPKEQTAAIVYTHYQRTLKAFNAVDFDDLILLPVKLFEEHADILEKWQNKVRYLLVDEYQDTNASQYLLVKMLIGKRNQFTVVGDDDQSIYAWRGARPENLMLLKDDYPSLKVVMLEQNYRSTSRILRCANVLISNNPHEFEKQLWSEMGHGDEIRVIRCRNEDAEAERVAMEILSLHLRTDRPYSDFAILYRGNYQAKLIELKLQHHQVPYRLSGGNSFFGRQEVKDLMAYFRLIVNPDDDNAFLRVINVPRREIGSTTLEKLGNYATERKISMYAATDEIGLGEHLDSRFTDRLARFKRFMDKVREQCAGEDPISALRSMVMDIDYENWLRTNSSSDKAADYRMGNVWFLIEALKNTLEKDEEGEMTVEDAIGKLVLRDMLERQQEEEDGAEGVQMMTLHASKGLEFPYVFIMGMEEEILPHRSSIEADTIEEERRLAYVGITRARQTLAFTFAAKRKQYGEIIDCAPSRFLDELPPDDLAWEGNDDTPTEVKAVRGNSALADIRAMLKR, from the coding sequence ATGTCCCGACTCAATCCCCGGCAGCAAGAAGCCGTGAACTACGTCGGCGGCCCTCTATTGGTGCTCGCCGGTGCTGGCTCCGGCAAGACCAGTGTGATCACGCGCAAGATTGCGCACCTGATCCAGAACTGCGGCATCCGCGCCCAATATATCGTCGCCATGACCTTCACCAACAAGGCCGCGCGCGAGATGAAAGAGCGGGTCGGTACCCTGCTGCGGGCCGGCGAAGGTCGCGGCCTGACGGTCTGCACCTTCCACAACCTGGGCTTGAACATCATCCGCAAGGAACACGCGCGGCTGGGCTACAAACCCGGTTTCTCGATCTTTGACGAGACCGACGTCAAAGCCCTGATGACCGACATCATGCAGAAGGAATACGCAGGCGACGATGGCGTCGACGAGATCAAGAACATGATCGGTGCCTGGAAAAACGATCTGATCCTGCCGCCCCAGGCCCTGGAAAACGCGCGCAATCCCAAGGAACAGACCGCCGCCATCGTCTACACCCACTATCAGCGCACGCTCAAGGCGTTCAACGCGGTGGACTTCGACGACCTGATCCTGCTGCCGGTCAAACTCTTCGAGGAACATGCCGATATCCTCGAAAAATGGCAGAACAAGGTTCGCTACCTGCTGGTCGACGAATACCAGGACACCAACGCCAGCCAATACCTGCTGGTGAAAATGCTCATCGGCAAGCGCAACCAGTTCACCGTGGTCGGCGACGACGACCAGTCCATCTACGCCTGGCGTGGCGCGCGGCCGGAAAACCTGATGCTGCTCAAGGACGACTACCCGTCGCTGAAAGTGGTGATGCTCGAGCAGAACTACCGCTCCACCAGCCGCATCCTGCGCTGCGCCAACGTGCTCATCTCGAACAACCCGCACGAATTCGAAAAGCAGCTGTGGAGTGAAATGGGCCACGGCGACGAGATCCGCGTGATCCGCTGCCGCAACGAGGACGCCGAAGCCGAGCGCGTGGCCATGGAAATCCTCAGCCTGCACTTGCGCACCGACCGCCCGTACAGCGACTTTGCGATTCTCTATCGCGGTAACTATCAGGCCAAACTGATCGAATTGAAGCTGCAGCACCATCAGGTGCCGTATCGCCTGAGCGGCGGCAACAGCTTCTTCGGTCGCCAGGAAGTAAAGGACCTGATGGCCTACTTCCGCCTGATCGTCAATCCGGATGACGACAACGCCTTCCTGCGCGTCATCAACGTGCCGCGCCGCGAGATCGGCTCGACGACCCTGGAAAAACTCGGCAACTACGCCACCGAACGCAAGATTTCGATGTACGCCGCCACTGACGAAATTGGTCTGGGCGAACATCTCGACAGCCGTTTCACCGATCGTCTGGCTCGCTTCAAGCGTTTCATGGACAAGGTTCGCGAGCAGTGCGCCGGCGAAGATCCGATTTCGGCGCTGCGCAGCATGGTCATGGACATCGACTACGAGAACTGGCTGCGCACCAACAGCTCCAGCGACAAGGCCGCCGACTACCGAATGGGCAACGTCTGGTTTCTGATCGAGGCGTTGAAAAACACCCTCGAGAAGGACGAAGAAGGCGAAATGACCGTCGAGGATGCCATCGGCAAACTGGTGCTGCGCGACATGCTCGAGCGCCAGCAGGAAGAAGAAGACGGTGCCGAAGGCGTGCAAATGATGACGCTGCATGCATCCAAGGGTCTGGAATTCCCCTACGTGTTCATCATGGGCATGGAAGAAGAAATCCTCCCGCACCGTTCCAGCATCGAAGCCGACACCATCGAAGAAGAACGTCGCCTGGCCTACGTGGGTATCACCCGCGCTCGGCAGACGCTGGCGTTCACGTTCGCCGCCAAGCGCAAGCAGTACGGCGAGATCATCGACTGCGCGCCAAGCCGCTTTCTTGATGAATTGCCGCCGGACGATCTGGCCTGGGAAGGCAACGACGACACCCCGACCGAAGTCAAAGCCGTGCGTGGTAATAGCGCATTGGCCGATATACGCGCGATGTTAAAGCGCTAG
- a CDS encoding xanthine phosphoribosyltransferase, whose translation MEALHKKIREEGIVLSDQVLKVDAFLNHQIDPALMKLIGDEFAALFKDSGITKIVTIEASGIAPAIMTGLNLGVPVIFARKQQSLTLTENLLSATVYSFTKKTESTVAISPRHLTSSDRVLIIDDFLANGKASQALISIIKQAGATVAGLGIVIEKSFQGGRAELDSQGYRVESLARVQSLKDGVVTFIE comes from the coding sequence GTGGAAGCACTGCACAAAAAAATCCGCGAAGAAGGCATCGTGCTTTCCGATCAGGTCCTGAAAGTCGACGCCTTTCTGAACCACCAGATCGACCCGGCCCTGATGAAGCTGATCGGCGACGAATTCGCCGCGCTGTTCAAGGACTCGGGAATCACCAAGATCGTCACCATCGAAGCCTCGGGCATCGCCCCGGCGATCATGACCGGTCTGAACCTCGGCGTGCCGGTGATCTTCGCCCGCAAGCAACAGTCCCTGACCCTGACTGAAAACCTGCTGTCGGCGACCGTCTACTCGTTCACCAAGAAGACCGAAAGCACTGTGGCGATTTCCCCGCGCCACCTGACCAGCAGCGACCGCGTGCTGATCATCGACGACTTCCTGGCCAACGGTAAGGCTTCGCAGGCGCTGATCTCGATCATCAAACAGGCCGGCGCGACCGTGGCCGGTCTCGGCATCGTCATCGAGAAGTCGTTCCAGGGTGGCCGCGCCGAACTGGACTCGCAGGGCTATCGCGTCGAATCGCTGGCTCGGGTGCAATCGCTGAAAGATGGCGTCGTCACCTTCATCGAATAA